A region from the Salmo trutta chromosome 40, fSalTru1.1, whole genome shotgun sequence genome encodes:
- the LOC115180615 gene encoding protein ADM2 — MRSLLPVTVYCISLFSLQQLLALPVADRLERNRLELLKKLHALREEEIFTPETGTELASPTDSSPSSDLQPSIRSPKWLPGYLLRDTPPTVMNTAHLEPLVRARREEGVEPQRTGSRGRRQAQSGSRGGHHHPQLMRVGCALGTCQVQNLSHRLYQLIGQSGREDSSPINPRSPHSYG, encoded by the exons ATGCGTTCGCTTCTGCCGGTTACTGTGTATTGCATCAGCCTATTCTCCCTCCAGCAGCTCCTGGCTCTCCCGGTCGCAGACCGTCTGGAGAGAAACAG GTTGGAGCTGCTTAAGAAGCTTCATGcgctgagagaggaggagatcttCACTCCAGAAACTGGCACCGAACTCGCCAGCCCAACAGACTCCAGCCCGTCATCAGACCTCCAGCCCTCCATCAGATCTCCAAAATGGCTGCCTGGCTACCTCCTCAGAGACACACCACCCACTGTCATGAACACAGCCCATCTTGAACCTCTGGTACGGGCGAGGCGTGAGGAGGGTGTGGAGCCCCAACGGACGGGGTCAAGAGGTCGTCGCCAGGCCCAATCAGGGTCGCGGGGGGGTCACCACCACCCCCAGCTGATGAGAGTGGGGTGCGCCCTGGGAACCTGCCAGGTTCAGAACCTCAGCCACCGGCTCTATCAGCTGATTGGCCAGAGCGGACGGGAAGACTCCTCCCCCATTAACCCCCGTAGTCCGCATAGTTACGGATGA